Within Agarivorans litoreus, the genomic segment AGTGGTCGGCACATAGGCTTCAGGTTGGTAGTAGTCATAGTAAGAAACAAAAAATTCCACCGCATTATTAGGGAAAAACTCTTTCATCTCACTATATAGTTGCGCAGCTAAGGTTTTGTTTGGCGCTAAGACAATGGTTGGCCTATTTTGCTCTGCAATAACATTCGCAATGGTGAATGTTTTACCTGAACCGGTAACTCCTAATAGTGTTTGATGTGCAAGGCCGTCTTCTAAACCTTCTATAAGGCTTGAAATTGCATTTGGTTGATCACCAGCTGGTTTGTATTCGGATACTAGGTCAAATGGTTTTTTCACTGCTCTACTACCAATCGTTTGTTTGTCTTGTTGTTTGTTATTCTACGCATAAGCTCCTCCAAACAAAAAGGTGTATTAGTGTCGAGTCGAATTTAGGAGCTCCCTAGCAGAGAATATCGCGAAAAAAAAATGAATAGCAGATAACGCCAATTGAGGGGGAATATAAAGTCTGTAGCAAAAAGTAATGCACAACATTTTTTTTGTAAAAGCAACAACTTTTTTCATCGGTTAAAAAACAACCTTAGGTGTGGCAAAAGACGTTAAGCCATTGAATAATATAAAGTAAATAGAAAAGTCGACATAGATCAATTTTACTCCTAAGCCGCGTATTTGGTGGGCTACAGAGATAAGCTGGCTTTTAATGCACACAGTTATCCACAAAAACGGTGGATAAGTTGTGTTAGGCACCTACAATTAAGGCTTTTATAAATTGTGTATAAAAATTGGTCGAGTGAAGTTTAATATAAAAAACTAATTTTTTATGAACATTAATTATCTGCGCATTTTTTGTACCAGCTGAACAAGTTTCGATCTGTAGTTTACAACAACTGGATGTAAGTTGAGCAAACAAACAGAAATTGTCATTTTTGACGCAGAATTAGTTGACACTTATAGGGGCAATTATTACTATGCGCCCCGCACTTAAGCAAAGCGATTCCCCAATAGCTCAGTTGGTAGAGCGGTGGACTGTTAATCCATGTGTCGTTGGTTCAAGCCCAACTTGGGGAGCCAAATCTCTTCGCTAAGTCAAAAATCAAGATTCCCCAATAGCTCAGTTGGTAGAGCGGTGGACTGTTAATCCATGTGTCGTTGGTTCAAGCCCAACTTGGGGAGCCAATCTTGATTACAATAGGTAAGACCTTATATGATTCCCCAATAGCTCAGTTGGTAGAGCGGTGGACTGTTAATCCATGTGTCGTTGGTTCAAGCCCAACTTGGGGAGCCAATCATATAATTAGATATACCTTACGATTCCCCAATAGCTCAGTTGGTAGAGCGGTGGACTGTTAATCCATGTGTCGTTGGTTCAAGCCCAACTTGGGGAGCCATTTCTTTATATCTAAAAAGCCTTATAATTCCCCAGTAGCTCAGTTGGTAGAGCGGTGGACTGTTAATCCATGTGTCGTTGGTTCAAGCCCAACCTGGGGAGCCAAATTTTTAACACTTCTCTTATCCTCTTTTCTAAATTAGTTAATCTAAAAATATATTACTTAATCCTAAGCATCTGATAGATAAGTCTTATGTTTGCATGTATCATTAATAGTGATTGCTGATTTATTAAACAGGTAGGATATGAAAGGCCTTAGAACATTTTTTGTTGTAAATGCTTTTTTATTTATCGCGCTATGGATTGCGCTAGTAGGGGTACATGTCCAATTATTTAAACTGGATTTAGCCCGCGAAAACCAACAAATTAATACCCTACTCGCTTTGCAATTAACTGAAGTAGGCCAACTTAATCAAGAATATTTAGCTAGTTTACGTAACCAACACCAATTAAGCTTTATATCTACTCAGCTAGCTGTTGATAATACATTAGCGTTAGTAGGCGCGCCGCAACATTGGTTAGTTGAACTCGCAGAACCGAGTAAAACTACCATGCAAACCATTGCAGTTGATAAGTACCAGGTCAACTTTAAACCCTCATTTGAATTTGTTAGTGATGGGTATTTGCGGCTATATCTCACCATTGCTGCACTTTGTGCAATGGGCTATATGTTAACGAGTCTTTTGTATATACGCGCAATGGCACGAGTTAAAAGTAAGCTTAAAAAACTAGTTAATGCTGAACGTTTTGTCGATGAGAAGCCAATACTTGGCGCCGTTGGTGAATTAATCAAAGATCAAAAGCAGCAATTTACTCAACAGATACGTCAACAAAAACATGCGATTCAACAATTGGAAAAGCAAGTTGCCTTAGATCCTTTAACCGGACAATTTAATCGGCATTCCTTCCGCCAACAAATGCAAGAAATGCTAAGAACACCCCCTAAAGACACAGTATTGTTTTTAGTTAGAGCTTCGCAGTTAGAAGAAATAAATAAAGCACGTGGTCACCAATCAGGTGATGAATACATTAGAGACATCGCTAAGATTATCGATATCAACCGCAAAGAATATTCATCAAGCTCGCTGTTTAGACTGTTAGGTGCAGAGTTCGCACTGATATTACCAAAGTTTCCTGCCAGTAGAGTCAGCCAAGTAGCACAAGCATTAAAATCCTCTTTAACTGAATACAGTAATGGTAAACAAATGCAAAGCGCTGCTTATACTGGTATAACCGAGCTTAAATCTGGAGACTCTATAGAGCGTGTTATTGCTCGTGCAGACGCAGCACTAGCAATTGCCCAAAGCCTCTCACCAAATGGCTGGGAGGTTGTGTTAGAAGATGATGAAACATTAGAAAGTAGCGAGCTGCAATGGCATGCTACGATAACATCCCTTATTGCCAAAAATTACTTTCGCGTTGCTTCTCAAGCCATTCAATCTTTGCACCGAACAATGCCTGCTTATCATGAGGTATTCATCCGTTTCTTAACTGAAAACAATCAACAACTTCCTACAGAAACAACCATGGTTATGGCTCAGCGTTTAGGTATGATTTTAGAGCTAGAGAAGGCAACAATTAGTTTTATCCTACGAACCATTTCAAGCCAAAATGCAGAGTACCGCTGGGGAATAAACCTAAGTAAATTAATTTTGACTGACCCAGATTTTTGTTCTTGGTTAACACAACAGCTACTCACCTACCCTAATTTAAAGTCTCGAGTTGTTTTTGAGTTAGAAGAAGAAATATTAGATATGCACTTAAGCAATGCCAGAAAGCTGTTTGAAGTACTTCGCCGGAACAGTTGCCACACTGCAATTTCAGATTTTGGTAACGGAATTGGTTCGTTTAAGTTGTTTAAAGAACTTAAACCTAACTACGTAAAAATTAGTAGCGATTTAGTTCAAGCACTAGAAAATGACAAAGCTAATCAACAATTTGTAAGTATGCTAGTTGAAGTGTCACACCGTTTAGGTTGCCAAGTTATTGCGCAAGGTGTCGAAACCTTAGAGCAAAAACAGCTGCTTGAATCTATGTATGTGGATAGTTTGCAGGGTTACTTAATCTCGCGCCCTGAGCTTATCGCTTAACTACTGAAGGGGTGGCAGTGAATAATTTGATTACTACTGCCTCGCCATTGTAATTTAGGGTCGGCCAGCTCTTGCACAAATTTACCGTCAATTAGAGTATCAACTTGCTTAACAATTGCCTGTTGTTGCGGGTTTAGTTCTTTTAGTTGATAGCCCGTCCACATCCAAATATCTTTGCCTAAGCACTCTTTTCTTACGCGCTCAACCAATCGTTGTACTGCGTCTAAATTATTTGGATGTAGTGGATCTCCACCACTCAAGCTAAGCCCTTTGCGCCTAATCCTAGCGTCGTTCAAATCGTCGATAATCTGTTGTTCTAGGTCATCAGTGTATGGGTGGCCGGCGTCGCAGCGCCAGGATTTTTGGTTATAACAACCGCGACAGTGGTGCTCGCAACCGGCAACAAACAAGGTACAGCGTGTACCTTGTCCGTTAACTACATCGACCGAATGGTAACTCAAATAGTTCATTTATAGATGTTTCACTCGGCGTTTAACTTCCTCTTGCTTACCATAGTTAAATGGTCGTGCATCGGGACTACCCAAGTAACCACATACTCGTCGTGTTACCGAAACTTTACTCGACTCAGTATTACCACAAGATGGGCATTCAAAGCCTTTACTGGTGCAGTTAAACTCACCGGTAAAATCACACTCATAACATTCATCAATTGGCGTGTTGGTGCCGTAATACGGAACACGACTATAGCTGTAATCCCACACATCCTCTAAGGCTTCGGTATTGTGCTGCATGTTTGGGTATTCACCGTAACAAATAAATCCGCCGCTAGTGACTGAAGGGTATGGCTGTTCAAAATCTATTTTGTCGAAGGGGTTAACCTTCTTTTCTACATCTAAGTGGAAACTATTGGTGTAGTAACCTTTATCTGTTACCCCCTCAATTACACCAAATTTTTTCGCGTCTAAACGACAGAAGCGATCACATAGGTTTTCACTTGGGGTACTGTATAAACTAAATGCGTAACCACTTTCTTTTTCCCAACGTAAAGTAGCTTGTTTTAATGCAGTAACAATACCTATCGCTTTTTGTTGTAACTGTTTATTGTCGTAAACGTGTTCATTGTTTCCGTATAGCGCGTTCACAGTCTCATGCAAACCGATGTAACCCAAAGAAATTGACGCGCGGCCATTTTCAAAGATTTTTGATACATCATCTTCTGCATTTAAGCGAACGCCACAAGCGCCCTCCATATATAAGATTGGGGCGACTTTGGCTTTTACCCCTTTAAGGCGAGAGATGCGGCTATCTAAACCATGTTTTGCAACACTTAAACGCTGCTCAAGTAGTTCGAAGAAACGTTGTTCATCACCTTTAGCTTCAATAGCAATACGAGGTAAGTTTAAGCTCACTACACCGAGGTTATTACGACCATCGTGAACATCTTTACCCTCTTCTTGATAGTGACCTAAGAAACTACGACAACCCATAGGTGTTTTAAATGAGCCCGTTACTTCGACAACTTTGTCGTAGTTTAGAATATCTGGGTACATACGTTTTGATGCACACTCTAAAGCTAACTGCTTAATATCGTAACTTGGATCTTCTTTTTTATGGTTTAAACCATCTTTAATAGCAAATACCAGCTTTGGAAATACTGCTGTTTTGGCATTTTTACCTAACCCGGCAATACGGTTCTCTAGGATTGAACGCTGAATTAATCGCGAGGCCCAGCAAGAGCCTAAGCCAAAACCAAAGGTAACAAATGGGGTTTGCCCATTCGCAGTGTGTAGGGTATTTACTTCATACTCTAAAGACTGGAACGCATCATGACACTCTTTTTCAGTTTGCGCTTTAGCGTAAGCTTCGGCGTCGGCTATTTGCCATTTTTTAGCAGTAGCTAAGTGCTTTTCATGGCTTTTAGTGACGTAAGGAGACAAAATCTCGTCGATACGATTAATCGTCGTGCCACCATAAATATGGCTGGCAACCTGAGCGATGATTTGGGCGGTAACTGCAGTTGCTGTTGAAATTGATTTTGGGGTTTCAATTTCAGCGTTACCCATCTTAAATCCACCGGTTAACATACCTTCTAAGTCGATAAGCATGCAGTTAAACATTGGGAAAAACGGTGCGTAATCTAAATCGTGAAAGTGAATTTCGCCAGTTTCGTGGGCTTTAACTACATCTCGCGGAAGTAAATGCGTTTTAGCATAGTGTTTTGCAACAATGCCAGCTAACAGATCGCGTTGAGTTGGAATAACCTTGCTATCTTTATTCGCATTTTCGTTTAGTAACGCTGCGTTGCTTTGTTCAACCAAACCACGGATCTCAGCATTTAACACGCTGCGCTTTTCACGAGCAACGTCGCGGTCGTGTCGATATTCAATGTAAGCACGTGCTAAAGTCTTGTTATCACTTTCCATTAAGTAGTTTTCAACAGATGACTGAATATCGTTGATATCTACTTCAGGTAAGTTCAAAAACTGCTCTGTTACTTGTTGGGCAATTTGTAATGCAACTAGGTTGTCCTTAACACCTAAAGCTTCAGCTGCTTTTAGCACTGCATCAACAATCCGCTTTGCGTCGTAAGGTACACGGCTTCCGTCTCGTTTTATCACGACTGTTTTCACGATTTACGCTCCAATTTCACTCACTCATTAAATAAAAAACTGTGGAACCCGCGCCACTAAAGGCTTCTAACAAAGAAACGCTCAAAAAAGCATCCAATGTGATGGTTATCCATATATTGTGGTTAAGGATTTTAGTTCCCACTAGATATAGTAGTCGAGAGATTTTAAGGATAAAGCAAATACAAATGATCGAGATCAACCGAAGCGTAAAAAGTAAATTTGATCGTGTAAAAATGACCCACAACTCACAGCAAATTTTTAGTGCCTTTCCCACATTGAACTCACGGTTGTTATACGCATCACAAACAAGGATAATAGCGGCTCGTTTCGCTGCTTCTAATTTTAATGACTGAATATTTATTGTTATTAATCAGTACCGTACTGGTTAACAATTTTGTGCTAGTTAAGTTCTTGGGCTTATGCCCATTTATGGGTGTGTCTAGCAAAGTTGAAACTGCTATAGGCATGGCATTAGCAACGACCTTTGTTCTTACACTAGCATCTATGTGTTCCTATCTTGTTGAGCAATATATCTTATTGCCACTAGATATTGTGTACCTGCGTACCATGAGTTTTATTCTAGTGATTGCCGTAGTAGTACAATTTACCGAGATGTTTGTGCAAAAAGCCAGCCCTGCACTACACCGTGTATTAGGCATTTACCTACCGCTTATCACCTCTAACTGTGCAGTATTAGGGGTGGCGCTACTAAACATTAATGAGCAGCATGATCTATTTGAATCAATTATCTATGGTTTTGGTGCAGCAGCGGGTTTCTCACTAGTGTTAATTTTGTTCTCAGCAATGCGTGAACGTCTAGTGGTAGCGGATATCCCACTGCCATTTAAGGGCGCAGCGATCGCCATGATCACAGCGGGGCTAATGTCTTTAGCCTTTGTCGGTTTTACTGGATTAATTAAGTAGTATGTTTAGATGTTAGAAGCACTTATTGCCATCACCCTCCTAGCCTTGGTATTTGGCGGAATACTGGGTTATGCCGCTATTAAATATAAAGTTGAAGGCAACCCAATTGCCGATCAAGTGGAAGCACTACTACCTCAAACACAGTGCGGACAATGTGGACATCCTGGCTGTCGCCCTTATGCGGAAGCCATCGCCAACGGCGAAGCCATAAACAAGTGCCCACCGGGTGGTGAAGAGACAGTAGTAAAGCTTGCTGAGTTACTTGGGGTTGAAGCGATCCCTCTTGATGAGTCAGCCGTAAAAGAAGATGACCGAAAGAAAGTGGCCTATATCGTAGAAGATGCGTGTATCGGTTGTACTAAATGCATTCAAGCTTGTCCTGTGGATGCCATTATGGGTGCAAATAAACATATGCATACCGTTATTACTAAAGAGTGTACCGGATGCGAGCTTTGTGTGGCCCCCTGCCCAACTGATTGTATTGAAATGCGCCCGATACCAACTACCACTAAAAACTGGGATTGGAAATTGAATCAAATTGATGTCGCAATCATCGAGGAACAAAAATAGATGGTGGCGTGGTTAGACAAAATTAAACAAGGTTTCATCTGGAATTATCAAGGTGGGGTTCACCCAGAAACCAATAAGCAGGATATCAACTGTGGTAAGCCTGAAAAAATTGACTTGCCTAACGAGTTAAGCATACCTGTGCAACAGCATATTGGCAGCGCGGGCAAACTACTCGTAAAAGTAGGTGATAAAGTATTACGCGGACAAGCCTTAACCGAATCTCAGTTCTTTCAAGCGCCTCCCGTTCATGCTTCCCTTTCCGGTGAAATCATCGCGATTGAACCAAGAGTTTCTGCGCATGCTTCAGCCATTCCTGAATTAAGTGTCGTTATTCGCGTAGACAAAGAGCAACAAGACGCGCAGTGGCCTCAGCCCTTATCCGATGAAGAATTAAACCCTGAAACGATTTGCCAACGCGTTCATTTATCCGGGATATCCGGTATGGGGGGCGCTGGCTTCCCTACTGCTTTAAAGATCACCCCGCATAAGCCTTTAGACGTGCTGATTATAAACGGCGCCGAATGCGAGCCCTATATTTCAGCTGACGATTGCTTAATGCAGAACTATGCCGCTGAGATTATCGGTGGTGTGGCCTTACTGCAAAAAGTACTCAAGCCAGCGCTTACCATAGTTGCCGTCGAAGATGACAAACCTAA encodes:
- a CDS encoding EAL domain-containing protein, with the protein product MKGLRTFFVVNAFLFIALWIALVGVHVQLFKLDLARENQQINTLLALQLTEVGQLNQEYLASLRNQHQLSFISTQLAVDNTLALVGAPQHWLVELAEPSKTTMQTIAVDKYQVNFKPSFEFVSDGYLRLYLTIAALCAMGYMLTSLLYIRAMARVKSKLKKLVNAERFVDEKPILGAVGELIKDQKQQFTQQIRQQKHAIQQLEKQVALDPLTGQFNRHSFRQQMQEMLRTPPKDTVLFLVRASQLEEINKARGHQSGDEYIRDIAKIIDINRKEYSSSSLFRLLGAEFALILPKFPASRVSQVAQALKSSLTEYSNGKQMQSAAYTGITELKSGDSIERVIARADAALAIAQSLSPNGWEVVLEDDETLESSELQWHATITSLIAKNYFRVASQAIQSLHRTMPAYHEVFIRFLTENNQQLPTETTMVMAQRLGMILELEKATISFILRTISSQNAEYRWGINLSKLILTDPDFCSWLTQQLLTYPNLKSRVVFELEEEILDMHLSNARKLFEVLRRNSCHTAISDFGNGIGSFKLFKELKPNYVKISSDLVQALENDKANQQFVSMLVEVSHRLGCQVIAQGVETLEQKQLLESMYVDSLQGYLISRPELIA
- the nrdG gene encoding anaerobic ribonucleoside-triphosphate reductase-activating protein, whose translation is MNYLSYHSVDVVNGQGTRCTLFVAGCEHHCRGCYNQKSWRCDAGHPYTDDLEQQIIDDLNDARIRRKGLSLSGGDPLHPNNLDAVQRLVERVRKECLGKDIWMWTGYQLKELNPQQQAIVKQVDTLIDGKFVQELADPKLQWRGSSNQIIHCHPFSS
- the nrdD gene encoding anaerobic ribonucleoside-triphosphate reductase codes for the protein MKTVVIKRDGSRVPYDAKRIVDAVLKAAEALGVKDNLVALQIAQQVTEQFLNLPEVDINDIQSSVENYLMESDNKTLARAYIEYRHDRDVAREKRSVLNAEIRGLVEQSNAALLNENANKDSKVIPTQRDLLAGIVAKHYAKTHLLPRDVVKAHETGEIHFHDLDYAPFFPMFNCMLIDLEGMLTGGFKMGNAEIETPKSISTATAVTAQIIAQVASHIYGGTTINRIDEILSPYVTKSHEKHLATAKKWQIADAEAYAKAQTEKECHDAFQSLEYEVNTLHTANGQTPFVTFGFGLGSCWASRLIQRSILENRIAGLGKNAKTAVFPKLVFAIKDGLNHKKEDPSYDIKQLALECASKRMYPDILNYDKVVEVTGSFKTPMGCRSFLGHYQEEGKDVHDGRNNLGVVSLNLPRIAIEAKGDEQRFFELLEQRLSVAKHGLDSRISRLKGVKAKVAPILYMEGACGVRLNAEDDVSKIFENGRASISLGYIGLHETVNALYGNNEHVYDNKQLQQKAIGIVTALKQATLRWEKESGYAFSLYSTPSENLCDRFCRLDAKKFGVIEGVTDKGYYTNSFHLDVEKKVNPFDKIDFEQPYPSVTSGGFICYGEYPNMQHNTEALEDVWDYSYSRVPYYGTNTPIDECYECDFTGEFNCTSKGFECPSCGNTESSKVSVTRRVCGYLGSPDARPFNYGKQEEVKRRVKHL
- the rsxA gene encoding electron transport complex subunit RsxA, whose translation is MTEYLLLLISTVLVNNFVLVKFLGLCPFMGVSSKVETAIGMALATTFVLTLASMCSYLVEQYILLPLDIVYLRTMSFILVIAVVVQFTEMFVQKASPALHRVLGIYLPLITSNCAVLGVALLNINEQHDLFESIIYGFGAAAGFSLVLILFSAMRERLVVADIPLPFKGAAIAMITAGLMSLAFVGFTGLIK
- the rsxB gene encoding electron transport complex subunit RsxB, encoding MLEALIAITLLALVFGGILGYAAIKYKVEGNPIADQVEALLPQTQCGQCGHPGCRPYAEAIANGEAINKCPPGGEETVVKLAELLGVEAIPLDESAVKEDDRKKVAYIVEDACIGCTKCIQACPVDAIMGANKHMHTVITKECTGCELCVAPCPTDCIEMRPIPTTTKNWDWKLNQIDVAIIEEQK